From one Rhizobium rosettiformans genomic stretch:
- the fabB gene encoding beta-ketoacyl-ACP synthase I yields MRRVVVTGLGIVSSIGADAAEVTASLRDAKSGITFSPDFAEHGFKCQVWGKPDLDPTDLVDRRAMRFLSQGGAWNHVAMKQAIADAGLEEADYQQNERVGIIMGSGGPSTKQIVEAADIVRQNNSPKRIGPFAVPKAMSSTASATLATWFKLHGVNYSISSACSTSAHCIGNAYEMIQWGKQDMVFAGGHEDLDWTMSSLFDAMGAMSSKYNDTPSSASRAYDVSRDGFVIAGGAGVLVLEELEHAKARGAKIYAEVVGYGATSDGYDMVAPSGEGAIRCMRQALSTVKGDVDYINTHGTSTPVGDSKEIGAIREVFGDKIPHIQSTKSLTGHSLGAAGVQESIYGLLMMQAGFIGESAHITELDPEFEGVPVVRKRIDNAKIDTVLSNSFGFGGTNATLVFQRHQG; encoded by the coding sequence ATGAGACGGGTTGTAGTAACAGGTCTTGGCATCGTGTCCTCCATCGGTGCTGATGCCGCCGAAGTCACGGCATCGCTGCGCGACGCCAAGTCGGGCATCACCTTTTCTCCCGATTTCGCCGAACACGGTTTCAAGTGCCAGGTCTGGGGCAAGCCCGACCTGGATCCGACCGACCTGGTCGACCGCCGTGCCATGCGCTTCCTGTCCCAGGGTGGTGCATGGAACCACGTGGCCATGAAGCAGGCGATCGCGGACGCCGGTCTGGAAGAGGCCGACTATCAGCAGAATGAGCGCGTCGGCATCATCATGGGTTCCGGTGGTCCATCGACCAAGCAGATCGTCGAAGCCGCCGATATCGTTCGCCAGAACAACAGCCCGAAGCGCATCGGCCCATTCGCCGTGCCGAAGGCCATGTCATCGACGGCTTCCGCAACGCTTGCCACCTGGTTCAAGCTGCACGGCGTCAACTATTCGATCTCGTCCGCCTGCTCGACCTCGGCGCACTGCATCGGCAATGCCTACGAGATGATCCAGTGGGGCAAGCAGGACATGGTCTTTGCCGGCGGCCACGAAGATCTCGACTGGACGATGTCCAGCCTCTTCGACGCCATGGGCGCCATGTCGTCGAAGTATAACGACACGCCGTCGAGCGCCTCGCGTGCCTACGACGTCTCGCGCGACGGCTTCGTCATCGCTGGCGGCGCCGGCGTTCTGGTTCTGGAAGAGCTGGAGCATGCCAAGGCCCGTGGCGCCAAGATCTATGCCGAAGTCGTCGGCTATGGTGCCACCTCCGACGGCTACGATATGGTCGCTCCCTCGGGCGAAGGCGCCATCCGCTGCATGCGTCAGGCCCTGTCCACCGTGAAAGGCGATGTCGACTACATCAACACCCATGGCACTTCGACGCCGGTGGGTGATAGCAAGGAAATCGGCGCGATCCGCGAAGTGTTCGGCGACAAGATCCCGCACATCCAGTCGACCAAGTCGCTGACCGGTCACTCACTCGGTGCTGCCGGCGTGCAGGAATCGATCTATGGTCTCCTGATGATGCAGGCCGGCTTCATCGGCGAAAGCGCGCACATCACCGAACTCGATCCCGAGTTCGAAGGTGTGCCGGTTGTTCGCAAGCGCATCGACAACGCAAAGATCGATACCGTGCTGTCGAATTCCTTCGGCTTCGGCGGTACCAACGCGACGCTGGTCTTCCAGCGCCATCAAGGCTGA
- the pnp gene encoding polyribonucleotide nucleotidyltransferase — MFDVHSVEIEWAGRPLKLETGKIARQADGAVLATYGETVVLATVVSAKSPKPGQDFFPLTVNYQEKTYAAGKIPGGYFKREGRPSEKETLVSRLIDRPIRPLFPEGYKNDTQVVVTVVQHDLENDPDVLAMVAASAALTLSGVPFMGPVGGARVGYINGEYVLNPHLDEMDESVLDLVVAGTQDAVLMVESEAKELNEEIMLGAVMFGHKGFQPVIDAIIKLAEVAAKEPREFEPEDHSALEAEMLSIAETELRAAYKITQKADRYAAVDAVKAKVKAHFFPEGEEPKYTNEVIGAVFKHLQAKIVRWNILDTKSRIDGRDLSTVRAIVSEVGILPRTHGSALFTRGETQAIVVATLGTGEDEQYVDSLTGMYKERFLLHYNFPPYSVGETGRMGSPGRREIGHGKLAWRAIRPMLPSPEQFPYTLRVVSEITESNGSSSMATVCGTSLALMDAGVPLAKPVAGIAMGLILEGERFAVLSDILGDEDHLGDMDFKVAGTADGITSLQMDIKIAGITEEIMKVALGQAQGGRKHILNEMANALSESRGQLGEFAPRIEVMNIPVDKIREVIGSGGKVIREIVEKTGAKINIEDDGTVKIASASGKEIEAARKWIHSIVAEPEVGVIYEGTVVKTADFGAFVNFFGSRDGLVHISQLASERVAKTSDVVKEGDKVWVKLMGFDERGKVRLSMKVVDQTTGQEIVAEKKNDGEAAE, encoded by the coding sequence ATGTTTGATGTTCACAGCGTCGAAATCGAGTGGGCAGGCCGCCCGCTGAAGCTCGAGACCGGCAAGATCGCCCGCCAGGCTGACGGTGCCGTTCTCGCCACTTATGGCGAAACCGTCGTTCTCGCCACCGTCGTTTCGGCCAAGTCGCCGAAGCCGGGCCAGGACTTCTTCCCGCTTACCGTCAATTACCAGGAAAAGACCTATGCCGCCGGCAAGATCCCGGGTGGCTATTTCAAGCGCGAAGGTCGTCCGTCGGAGAAGGAAACGCTGGTTTCCCGCCTGATCGACCGTCCGATCCGCCCGCTCTTCCCGGAAGGCTACAAGAACGACACCCAGGTTGTCGTCACCGTGGTCCAGCATGACCTCGAAAACGATCCGGACGTTCTGGCCATGGTTGCCGCTTCGGCAGCCCTCACCCTCTCCGGCGTACCTTTCATGGGCCCGGTTGGCGGCGCTCGCGTCGGCTATATCAACGGCGAATACGTTCTGAACCCGCATCTCGACGAGATGGACGAGTCGGTTCTCGACCTCGTCGTTGCCGGCACGCAGGACGCCGTCCTGATGGTTGAGTCGGAAGCCAAGGAACTCAACGAAGAGATCATGCTCGGCGCCGTCATGTTTGGCCACAAGGGCTTCCAGCCGGTCATCGACGCGATCATCAAGCTCGCTGAAGTGGCTGCCAAGGAGCCGCGCGAATTCGAGCCGGAAGATCATTCCGCTCTCGAAGCCGAAATGCTGTCGATCGCCGAAACCGAGCTGCGCGCTGCCTACAAGATCACCCAGAAGGCTGATCGCTATGCAGCCGTCGACGCTGTCAAGGCCAAGGTGAAGGCACACTTCTTCCCGGAAGGCGAAGAGCCGAAGTACACCAACGAAGTCATCGGTGCCGTCTTCAAGCACCTGCAGGCGAAGATCGTTCGCTGGAACATCCTCGACACGAAGAGCCGCATCGACGGCCGCGACCTGTCCACCGTTCGTGCGATCGTGTCGGAAGTCGGCATCCTGCCGCGCACGCACGGTTCGGCCCTGTTCACCCGTGGCGAGACCCAGGCGATCGTTGTCGCCACGCTCGGCACCGGCGAAGACGAGCAGTATGTCGACTCGCTCACCGGGATGTACAAGGAACGCTTCCTTCTGCATTACAACTTCCCGCCCTACTCCGTCGGTGAAACCGGCCGCATGGGTTCGCCGGGTCGTCGCGAAATCGGTCACGGCAAGCTCGCATGGCGCGCTATCCGCCCGATGCTGCCGTCGCCTGAGCAGTTCCCCTACACGCTGCGCGTCGTCTCCGAGATCACCGAGTCGAACGGCTCGTCCTCTATGGCAACCGTTTGCGGCACCTCCCTCGCCCTGATGGACGCCGGCGTTCCGCTCGCCAAGCCGGTTGCCGGTATCGCCATGGGTCTCATCCTCGAAGGTGAGCGCTTTGCGGTTCTCTCCGACATCCTCGGCGACGAAGACCATCTCGGCGACATGGACTTCAAGGTTGCGGGTACTGCCGACGGCATCACCTCGCTGCAGATGGACATCAAGATCGCCGGCATCACCGAAGAGATCATGAAGGTCGCACTCGGCCAGGCACAGGGTGGCCGCAAGCACATCCTGAACGAAATGGCGAATGCCCTTTCGGAAAGCCGTGGCCAGCTCGGCGAATTCGCACCGCGCATCGAAGTGATGAACATCCCGGTCGACAAGATCCGTGAAGTCATCGGCTCCGGCGGCAAGGTCATCCGCGAAATCGTCGAAAAGACCGGCGCCAAGATCAACATCGAAGACGACGGCACCGTGAAGATTGCCTCCGCCTCCGGCAAGGAAATCGAAGCGGCCCGCAAGTGGATCCACTCGATCGTGGCCGAGCCGGAAGTCGGCGTGATCTACGAAGGTACCGTTGTGAAGACCGCTGACTTCGGCGCCTTCGTCAACTTCTTCGGTTCGCGTGACGGCCTCGTTCACATCTCGCAGCTGGCTTCCGAGCGTGTGGCCAAGACCTCCGACGTCGTCAAGGAAGGCGACAAGGTCTGGGTCAAGCTGATGGGCTTCGATGAGCGCGGCAAGGTCCGCCTGTCGATGAAGGTCGTTGATCAGACCACCGGCCAGGAAATCGTTGCCGAGAAGAAGAACGACGGCGAAGCAGCTGAATAA
- the truB gene encoding tRNA pseudouridine(55) synthase TruB, with product MSKPRKPKGRPISGWLILDKPVDFGSTEAVGKIKWLFNAQKAGHAGTLDPLASGMLPIALGDATKTVPYVMDGRKIYEFTVTWGEERSTDDLEGEVTQSSDKRPAKSDIEALLPNYTGTISQIPPQFSAIKIAGERAYDLARDGETVEIPSREVEVHRLTLLNCEGDKAHFEVECGKGTYVRSLARDFGRDLGCYGHISSLRRTFVAPFAEETMVPLAELVALEAIEDRDERLAALDAFLGDTAEALSALPQLRITDDQAHRLRMGNPIILRGRDAPVAEPEAVALAGGKLIAIGEIAGGEFHPRRVFA from the coding sequence ATGTCCAAACCAAGAAAGCCCAAGGGCCGCCCGATTTCGGGCTGGCTCATTCTCGACAAGCCGGTGGATTTCGGCTCGACCGAGGCCGTCGGCAAGATCAAGTGGCTGTTCAACGCCCAGAAGGCCGGTCATGCTGGCACGCTCGATCCGCTCGCATCCGGCATGCTGCCGATTGCACTCGGCGATGCGACCAAGACCGTCCCTTATGTCATGGACGGCCGCAAAATCTACGAATTCACGGTGACCTGGGGCGAGGAGCGCTCGACGGACGATCTTGAGGGCGAGGTAACGCAGAGCTCCGACAAGCGCCCCGCCAAGAGTGACATCGAGGCGTTGCTGCCCAACTACACCGGCACCATCAGCCAGATCCCGCCGCAGTTCTCGGCGATCAAGATTGCCGGCGAGCGCGCCTATGATCTCGCCCGCGATGGCGAGACGGTCGAGATTCCCTCTCGCGAAGTCGAAGTTCACCGCCTGACGCTCCTGAACTGCGAAGGCGACAAGGCGCATTTCGAGGTTGAATGCGGCAAAGGCACTTACGTGCGCTCGCTGGCCCGCGACTTCGGTCGCGATCTCGGCTGCTACGGCCATATCTCCTCGCTCCGCCGCACCTTCGTGGCCCCGTTTGCCGAGGAGACGATGGTGCCGCTCGCGGAGCTCGTGGCGCTCGAAGCCATCGAGGACCGGGACGAGCGGCTGGCCGCTCTCGACGCCTTCCTCGGTGACACGGCCGAAGCACTGTCCGCCTTGCCACAACTCAGGATCACCGATGACCAGGCGCATCGGCTTCGCATGGGCAATCCCATCATCCTGCGCGGCCGTGATGCACCGGTTGCAGAGCCTGAGGCCGTCGCATTGGCCGGCGGCAAGTTGATCGCCATCGGCGAGATCGCAGGCGGCGAGTTTCACCCGCGGCGCGTCTTCGCCTGA
- a CDS encoding helix-turn-helix domain-containing protein, which translates to MPSRNLTDELTTVAGLASAVVEHAQSYGIDIKPICKALEIDPQIFQSLTARISLDRLCRLLETCALLSDDEAFGLTSITRYEAGSTGPFGYGLMAAPTGLDFVQFLDDHIQYVTHTSYSKLTLDERGAHLAWTFAPVIVKRDQYVDMSVGLVMQRAQTFATSDSIEVQLERPAPRNHKPFRQLLSRRVSFGARVNCVHFPPSFLQALNPTGDRRLFELMDLQCRSLRPPTPEKSADFLEQVRRYLLLHVSDDDYPLAEIAPYFGLSERTFQRRLAGHGTSLNELRDHIRKEVSFNLLTESELPISEICYRLGYSAPSAFTRSVTRWFGTTPTEVRERKSA; encoded by the coding sequence ATGCCTTCTCGGAATCTCACCGATGAATTGACCACCGTGGCCGGCCTCGCTTCAGCGGTGGTCGAGCATGCCCAGTCCTATGGCATCGACATAAAGCCCATTTGCAAGGCGCTGGAGATCGATCCGCAGATTTTCCAGAGCCTGACCGCGCGCATCAGCCTCGATCGCCTGTGCAGGCTCCTGGAGACCTGCGCTCTCCTGTCCGACGATGAGGCATTCGGGCTCACAAGCATCACGCGTTATGAGGCGGGCTCGACCGGTCCATTCGGCTACGGATTGATGGCGGCGCCGACAGGGCTGGATTTTGTCCAGTTTCTCGACGACCACATCCAGTATGTGACCCATACCAGCTATTCCAAGCTGACGCTCGACGAGCGCGGTGCGCATCTCGCCTGGACCTTCGCTCCCGTCATCGTGAAACGCGACCAGTATGTCGACATGTCGGTCGGGCTTGTCATGCAACGGGCCCAGACGTTTGCCACCAGCGACAGTATCGAGGTCCAACTGGAAAGACCGGCTCCCCGCAATCACAAGCCATTCCGGCAATTGCTGTCGCGACGCGTGAGCTTCGGCGCACGCGTCAACTGCGTGCATTTTCCGCCCAGCTTCCTTCAGGCCTTAAATCCCACCGGTGACCGCAGACTATTCGAACTGATGGATTTGCAATGTCGGAGCCTGAGGCCGCCGACGCCGGAGAAAAGCGCTGATTTCCTGGAGCAGGTCCGTCGCTACCTGCTGCTGCACGTGTCGGATGACGATTATCCGCTCGCCGAAATCGCACCCTATTTCGGTTTGTCGGAAAGGACGTTCCAGCGCCGTTTGGCGGGCCACGGGACAAGTCTCAACGAGCTCAGGGATCACATCCGCAAGGAGGTCAGCTTCAATCTGCTGACCGAGAGTGAACTGCCGATCTCGGAAATCTGCTACAGGCTCGGCTATTCCGCGCCGAGCGCTTTTACGCGCTCCGTCACGCGATGGTTCGGCACCACGCCGACGGAAGTGCGCGAGCGGAAGTCTGCCTGA
- the fabA gene encoding 3-hydroxyacyl-[acyl-carrier-protein] dehydratase FabA, with amino-acid sequence MVTRQSSYNYDEILACGRGELFGEGNAQLPLPPMLMVHRITDISETGGAFDKGYIRAEYDVRPDDWYFPCHFQGNPIMPGCLGLDGMWQLTGFFLGWLGEPGRGMALSTGEVKFKGMVRPETKLLEYGIDFKRVMRGRLVLGTADGWLKADGETIYQASDLRVGLSKDKAA; translated from the coding sequence ATGGTTACGAGACAATCCAGCTATAACTACGACGAAATCCTCGCCTGCGGCCGCGGTGAACTCTTTGGCGAGGGCAACGCGCAGCTCCCTCTGCCGCCCATGCTGATGGTGCACCGGATCACCGACATTTCCGAAACCGGTGGCGCCTTCGACAAGGGCTATATCCGCGCGGAATACGATGTGCGTCCCGATGATTGGTATTTCCCCTGCCATTTCCAGGGCAACCCCATCATGCCCGGCTGCCTTGGCCTCGACGGCATGTGGCAGCTGACCGGCTTCTTCCTCGGCTGGCTGGGTGAGCCCGGTCGCGGCATGGCGCTGTCGACGGGCGAAGTGAAGTTCAAGGGCATGGTGCGCCCCGAGACCAAACTTCTCGAATACGGCATCGACTTCAAGCGCGTGATGCGCGGTCGCCTGGTGCTCGGCACGGCCGATGGCTGGTTGAAGGCCGATGGAGAGACTATTTACCAGGCATCCGACCTGCGCGTCGGTCTGTCGAAGGACAAGGCGGCCTGA
- a CDS encoding class I SAM-dependent methyltransferase — MSRETLKTLFHPFVTETVALPEAGSRYLFLGAEAGFAKPEGFGAELTVVQDFRPEFRRLEASHLQPVPIVDGEGYDGALILCGKHKGVNEDRVAEALQRVKAGGMILVAGAKEDGILPLRKQLDRLGLSPESMPKYHGVVVWFAAPEDPSTIVSTLSAKPVTVDGRFETRSGLFSHAHADEGSELLASRLPTAFDGNAADFGAGWGYLSVMLAEAAPRTNRIDLFEASHEALEHAKRNLARNCPDLTARFFWQDLGNEPPKEKYDLVIMNPPFHEGHAAEPSIGAAMIKAAADSLRGGGDLLMVANRGLTYEPVLAQHFKQSGEVCRNARFKVLWAKR; from the coding sequence ATGAGCCGCGAAACGCTGAAGACCCTGTTCCACCCCTTCGTCACCGAAACCGTCGCCCTTCCCGAAGCTGGAAGTCGCTACCTGTTTCTCGGCGCCGAGGCGGGATTTGCCAAGCCCGAGGGCTTTGGCGCCGAACTGACCGTGGTTCAGGATTTCCGCCCGGAATTCCGGCGCCTCGAAGCCAGCCACCTCCAGCCCGTCCCGATCGTCGATGGCGAGGGCTACGACGGTGCCCTCATCCTCTGCGGCAAGCACAAGGGCGTCAACGAGGACCGTGTCGCCGAAGCGCTGCAGCGGGTGAAAGCCGGCGGCATGATCCTGGTTGCGGGCGCCAAGGAAGATGGCATCCTGCCGCTGCGCAAGCAGCTTGACCGGCTCGGCCTTTCGCCGGAATCCATGCCGAAATACCACGGCGTCGTCGTCTGGTTCGCCGCACCCGAGGATCCATCGACAATCGTTTCGACGCTTTCCGCCAAGCCGGTCACGGTGGACGGTCGCTTCGAGACGCGCTCCGGCCTCTTTTCCCACGCCCATGCCGATGAAGGTTCCGAACTGCTCGCAAGCCGCCTGCCGACGGCCTTCGACGGCAATGCAGCCGATTTCGGCGCGGGCTGGGGCTATCTGTCGGTCATGCTTGCGGAGGCTGCGCCCCGCACCAATCGCATCGATCTCTTCGAAGCGAGCCACGAGGCGCTGGAGCATGCCAAGCGCAATCTGGCGCGCAACTGCCCCGATCTGACGGCACGGTTCTTCTGGCAGGATCTCGGCAACGAGCCGCCGAAGGAAAAATACGATCTCGTCATCATGAACCCGCCCTTCCATGAGGGCCACGCCGCCGAACCGTCTATCGGTGCCGCGATGATAAAAGCCGCCGCAGATTCGCTGCGCGGCGGCGGTGACCTCCTGATGGTGGCAAACCGGGGCCTGACCTACGAGCCCGTGCTGGCTCAGCATTTCAAGCAGTCTGGAGAAGTCTGCCGGAATGCCCGCTTCAAGGTCCTCTGGGCAAAGCGCTGA
- a CDS encoding trimeric intracellular cation channel family protein — protein sequence MSLLSYLDYAGIALFAATGALAASRKQLDMIGFLFFAVVTGLGGGTVRDIVLGRVPVYWVLNPDYILICCAIGVVVFFTAHMVESRYRLLIWLDAIGLSAYCVMGAAKGLAATGSPTIAIVTGTLTASLGGVLRDLLANEPSVLLRPEIYITAALVGAAVFTGAHEFGAPLYVASALGAIAAFLLRGGALYFGWTFPTYKHKPGRHPDEVM from the coding sequence ATGTCGCTCCTGTCTTATCTCGACTATGCGGGGATTGCCCTGTTTGCTGCCACCGGCGCGCTTGCAGCGTCGCGAAAGCAGCTCGACATGATCGGCTTCTTGTTCTTTGCGGTTGTGACCGGGCTCGGCGGCGGCACGGTCCGCGACATCGTGCTCGGTCGCGTGCCCGTCTACTGGGTTCTCAACCCCGATTACATCCTGATCTGCTGTGCAATCGGCGTCGTCGTCTTCTTTACCGCCCACATGGTCGAATCGCGCTACCGCCTGTTGATATGGCTCGATGCGATCGGGCTGTCGGCCTATTGCGTGATGGGTGCTGCAAAAGGTCTGGCCGCGACCGGCTCGCCGACGATCGCGATCGTGACCGGCACGCTGACCGCAAGTCTGGGCGGTGTGCTGCGCGATCTCCTGGCCAATGAGCCATCCGTGCTGCTGCGACCGGAGATCTACATCACGGCGGCGCTGGTCGGGGCAGCGGTTTTCACGGGTGCCCACGAGTTCGGCGCACCGCTCTATGTCGCTTCTGCCCTGGGGGCGATCGCGGCCTTCCTGTTGCGCGGCGGCGCACTCTACTTTGGATGGACGTTTCCGACCTACAAGCACAAGCCTGGCCGACATCCGGATGAGGTCATGTAA
- the rbfA gene encoding 30S ribosome-binding factor RbfA → MTKPTSSAPSQRMLRVGEQVRAAITQVLQRGEVRDEVIEKTVISISEVRMSPDLKMATAYVTPLGVKDHDTVIAALNKHAKYIRGRLGNQLRQLKYMPEVRFRDDTSFDNYQKIDALLRSPEVQRDLGSDEDQD, encoded by the coding sequence ATGACAAAACCAACCTCTTCGGCACCTTCGCAGCGCATGCTGCGCGTCGGCGAGCAGGTGCGTGCCGCCATCACCCAGGTCCTGCAGCGCGGCGAAGTCCGCGACGAGGTGATCGAAAAGACCGTCATCTCGATCTCCGAAGTCCGCATGTCGCCGGACCTGAAGATGGCGACTGCTTATGTCACGCCGCTCGGCGTCAAGGACCATGACACGGTCATTGCGGCCCTCAACAAGCACGCCAAATACATTCGCGGCCGGCTGGGCAACCAGCTGCGGCAGCTGAAATACATGCCGGAAGTCCGTTTCCGCGACGACACCAGCTTCGACAACTACCAGAAGATCGATGCCCTGCTGCGTTCGCCGGAGGTCCAGCGCGACCTCGGCTCCGACGAAGATCAAGACTGA
- a CDS encoding YdcF family protein has translation MFVVSKLFWNAIQPLSLVFLLGLLALALIWFRWLRLAVAALSLSLLILFLTLYTTLGSVLLQSLEARFSKPAADPASVSCMIVLGGAFETEVTTARGGVDLNQAADRFVEALRLAMRYPEASILVSGGDGSLSGVYEGDAAASIRFFEAFGISSDRLIAETTSRNTDENAQNSRELLSSRDLGQCLLITSAFHMPRSVGLFRKAGVDVAPWPVDYRTAGNLTFALDFTQPTLNAQQMSTAVREWVGLAGYRILGRIDDVFPAP, from the coding sequence TTGTTTGTGGTTTCAAAACTGTTTTGGAATGCGATCCAGCCGCTCTCGCTCGTTTTCCTGCTCGGGCTGCTCGCGCTGGCCTTGATCTGGTTCCGCTGGCTCCGGTTGGCCGTTGCTGCCCTGTCGCTCTCGCTTTTGATTCTGTTCCTCACCCTCTACACGACCCTTGGCTCCGTCCTGCTGCAAAGCTTGGAGGCTCGATTTTCCAAACCGGCGGCAGATCCGGCAAGTGTATCTTGCATGATCGTGCTCGGCGGCGCCTTCGAGACCGAAGTCACGACAGCGCGCGGCGGTGTGGATCTCAATCAGGCGGCCGACCGCTTCGTTGAGGCACTGCGCCTCGCAATGCGATATCCCGAGGCAAGCATTCTCGTGTCTGGCGGCGACGGATCCCTGAGTGGTGTTTATGAGGGCGATGCTGCGGCATCGATCCGTTTCTTCGAGGCTTTCGGGATATCAAGCGACCGGCTCATCGCCGAAACGACATCCAGAAACACCGATGAAAACGCCCAGAACAGTCGCGAACTTCTGTCCAGCCGCGATCTGGGTCAATGTCTGCTGATCACGTCTGCCTTCCACATGCCACGCTCAGTCGGGCTGTTTCGAAAGGCAGGTGTGGATGTAGCCCCCTGGCCGGTCGATTATCGCACTGCCGGCAATCTGACCTTCGCGCTCGACTTCACGCAGCCGACCCTCAACGCGCAGCAGATGTCGACAGCCGTCCGCGAGTGGGTGGGGCTGGCCGGCTATCGAATTCTCGGCAGGATCGACGACGTCTTTCCCGCGCCGTAA
- a CDS encoding LuxR C-terminal-related transcriptional regulator → MKTDTKRAIGRSPAVSILSDREIRCLQLVAEGMRSDEAANALVLSREEVNQALVSAQEKLEASNLMHAVSLAMLIGVIDHTDPHQPK, encoded by the coding sequence ATGAAAACCGATACCAAACGGGCAATCGGACGATCGCCTGCTGTTTCGATCCTCTCGGATCGCGAAATCCGCTGCCTGCAGCTCGTGGCTGAGGGCATGCGGTCGGACGAGGCTGCGAATGCGCTCGTGCTGTCAAGGGAAGAGGTGAACCAGGCTCTGGTCAGTGCTCAAGAAAAGCTCGAAGCGAGCAATCTGATGCATGCGGTGAGCCTCGCCATGTTGATCGGCGTCATCGACCATACCGATCCTCATCAACCGAAGTAA
- the rpsO gene encoding 30S ribosomal protein S15: MSITAERKAALIKEYAIKEGDTGSPEVQVAILTERITNLTEHFKGHKKDNHSRRGLLTMVSTRRSLLDYVKKQDEARYTTLITRLGIRR, from the coding sequence ATGTCGATAACTGCAGAGCGCAAGGCCGCCCTCATCAAGGAATACGCAATCAAGGAAGGCGACACCGGTTCTCCGGAAGTTCAGGTCGCAATCCTGACCGAGCGTATCACCAACCTGACGGAACACTTCAAGGGTCACAAGAAGGACAACCACTCGCGTCGTGGCCTTCTGACCATGGTTTCGACCCGCCGTTCGCTTCTCGACTATGTCAAGAAGCAGGATGAGGCTCGTTACACGACCCTGATCACGCGCCTCGGCATCCGCCGCTAA
- the irrA gene encoding iron response transcriptional regulator IrrA, whose product MATCQTGIELKLRRSGLRPTKQRIALAGLLFAKGDRHLTVEELHEEAISADFPVSLATVYNTLHQFTEAGLIRVLAVESSKTYFDTNVSDHHHFFVEGENKVLDIPVNNISIDNLPPPPEGMEIAHVDVVIRLRPKQG is encoded by the coding sequence ATGGCAACCTGCCAAACGGGTATCGAACTGAAACTGCGCCGCTCGGGCCTTCGCCCGACGAAGCAGCGCATTGCGCTGGCCGGCCTGCTGTTCGCAAAGGGTGACCGCCACCTGACCGTCGAAGAACTGCATGAAGAGGCGATCTCCGCCGATTTTCCGGTCTCGCTTGCGACCGTCTACAACACGCTGCACCAGTTCACCGAAGCAGGGCTGATCCGCGTTCTCGCGGTCGAAAGCTCCAAGACCTATTTCGACACGAATGTATCCGACCATCACCATTTCTTCGTCGAAGGCGAGAACAAGGTGCTGGATATCCCGGTCAACAACATCAGCATCGACAATCTGCCGCCACCGCCGGAAGGCATGGAAATCGCGCATGTCGACGTCGTGATCCGGCTGCGCCCCAAGCAGGGCTGA